In Streptomyces sclerotialus, one genomic interval encodes:
- a CDS encoding DUF6411 family protein, producing the protein MVIGIVAVCVLLAALAFLVPRLSRRPERGTQRTLHAGSRAGGKAPGFLGRVLSMPFRSSSKAVGRSGSAGRRARGRMPF; encoded by the coding sequence ATGGTGATCGGCATTGTCGCCGTATGTGTGCTTCTGGCAGCCCTGGCCTTCCTGGTGCCCCGGCTGTCCCGCCGCCCCGAACGCGGTACCCAGCGCACGCTGCACGCCGGGTCACGCGCCGGCGGCAAGGCCCCGGGCTTCCTGGGCCGCGTTCTCAGCATGCCCTTCCGCAGCAGTTCCAAGGCGGTGGGGCGCAGCGGCTCGGCCGGCCGGCGCGCCCGCGGCCGCATGCCGTTCTAG
- a CDS encoding SDR family oxidoreductase, with translation MTILVAGATGNVGRPLVEQLLASGHRVRALTRDPGRANLPAGTEVVAGNLTDAASLAPAFEEVTAAHLIGFDAADFAPLTNGAEIVDLARKAGVRRMTVLRGDLEKNPLEQAVEAGGRAWGLQWTHLCPVEFMSNALEWAESVSTEGVVREGFPEARSAMVHEADIAAVAAVALTTDGHAGQEYWLTGPEALTPPEKVRTLAGALGRDVRYVELSRDEIVGQWRRAGYADEDIEFFLEMRTDPPAAGRTVLPTVEQVTGRPARTFAQWVRENAAAFSDCS, from the coding sequence ATGACCATTCTTGTCGCCGGCGCCACGGGCAACGTCGGCCGCCCGCTCGTCGAGCAGCTGCTCGCCTCCGGACACCGGGTGCGCGCGCTCACCCGGGATCCGGGCAGGGCGAACCTCCCCGCCGGCACCGAGGTGGTGGCCGGCAACCTGACGGACGCCGCGAGCCTGGCGCCGGCCTTCGAGGAGGTGACCGCCGCCCACCTGATCGGTTTCGACGCTGCGGACTTCGCCCCGCTCACCAACGGTGCGGAGATCGTGGACCTGGCCCGGAAGGCGGGCGTGCGCAGAATGACGGTGCTCAGGGGGGACCTGGAGAAGAACCCGCTGGAGCAGGCCGTCGAGGCCGGCGGGCGGGCGTGGGGGCTGCAGTGGACGCACCTCTGTCCGGTGGAGTTCATGTCCAACGCCCTCGAGTGGGCGGAGTCGGTCTCGACGGAGGGTGTCGTCCGTGAGGGGTTCCCGGAGGCCAGGAGCGCCATGGTGCACGAGGCGGACATCGCCGCCGTGGCGGCCGTCGCGCTGACCACGGACGGCCACGCGGGCCAGGAGTACTGGCTGACCGGCCCCGAAGCGCTGACGCCGCCGGAGAAGGTGCGTACGCTCGCCGGGGCGCTCGGCCGTGACGTGCGGTACGTCGAGCTCTCCAGGGACGAGATCGTCGGGCAGTGGCGGCGGGCCGGTTACGCGGACGAGGACATCGAGTTCTTCCTCGAGATGCGGACCGATCCGCCGGCGGCCGGCCGCACGGTGCTGCCCACGGTGGAGCAGGTGACGGGCAGACCGGCGCGTACCTTCGCCCAGTGGGTGCGCGAGAACGCCGCGGCCTTCAGCGACTGTTCGTAA
- a CDS encoding LysR family transcriptional regulator yields the protein MTLNQLKAFAEAERLGSFTAAAAAMEIAQASVSELVRRLEEELDAVLFVRGSRRLTLTAAGQELLPYAQETLRAADSGAKAVRSLGSLGGGTATFGVLRNADYYLLANLAQTFHARYPAVRVRLVGQNSAETAHAVAAGKIEAGLVVLPIDDEGLVVRPLMRDEVCYVTADPERAAAPVTIEAFAAAPLVLYDAHYGWQDPTRRQIAERAQLAGVRVEPLMELERVEAALKLTAAGVGDTIASRAVIDSPGFPAGLHTVPFAEPLYDTIALVRRRGHALSRATRELARLAEDTIRELRGEGQGVPVAP from the coding sequence ATGACGTTGAACCAGCTGAAGGCGTTCGCCGAGGCCGAGCGGCTCGGTTCGTTCACCGCCGCGGCCGCCGCCATGGAGATCGCGCAGGCCTCCGTGTCGGAGCTCGTGCGCCGCCTCGAAGAGGAACTGGACGCCGTCCTGTTCGTCCGCGGCAGCCGCCGGCTCACCCTCACCGCCGCCGGGCAGGAACTGCTGCCGTACGCACAGGAGACGCTGCGGGCGGCGGACAGCGGCGCGAAGGCCGTGCGCTCCCTCGGGTCGCTGGGCGGCGGCACGGCCACGTTCGGTGTCCTGCGCAACGCCGACTACTACCTGCTCGCCAACCTCGCGCAGACCTTCCACGCCCGGTACCCCGCCGTGCGGGTACGGCTGGTGGGGCAGAACTCCGCCGAGACCGCCCACGCGGTCGCCGCCGGAAAGATCGAGGCCGGCCTGGTGGTGCTGCCGATCGACGACGAGGGCCTGGTCGTCCGGCCGCTCATGCGGGACGAGGTCTGCTACGTCACCGCGGACCCCGAGCGCGCCGCGGCCCCCGTGACCATCGAGGCCTTCGCCGCCGCGCCGCTCGTGCTGTACGACGCGCACTACGGCTGGCAGGACCCGACCCGGCGGCAGATCGCCGAGCGTGCCCAGCTGGCCGGCGTACGCGTGGAACCGCTGATGGAACTGGAGCGCGTCGAGGCCGCGCTGAAGCTCACGGCCGCCGGGGTGGGCGACACGATCGCCAGCCGCGCGGTGATCGACAGTCCCGGTTTCCCGGCGGGGCTGCACACGGTGCCCTTCGCCGAGCCGCTGTACGACACGATCGCCCTGGTCAGGCGGCGAGGGCATGCACTGTCGCGGGCCACCCGGGAACTCGCCCGGCTTGCCGAGGACACGATCCGCGAGCTGCGAGGCGAAGGCCAAGGGGTGCCCGTAGCGCCGTAG
- a CDS encoding helix-turn-helix transcriptional regulator codes for MLETSARLLRLLGLLQTRRDRSGTELSERLGVSERTVRRDVEKLRTLGYPIHAAGGVGGGYRLGSGASLPPLLLDDEEAIAVAVGLRTAASGAVTGIAETSVRALAKLDQVLPSRLRRQVSTLSAALVTMPVPGSTVDPAALSAIASAVRDHERLRFDYVSHGGERSVRDVEPYRLVHDARRWYLFAWDTQRADWRRFRVDRLELRVPTGPRFDPRELPAEDLAGYFATGGSTDRFRYRAVLRMRGPAVRVADEVPPALGVVEPLDEETCLLRIGSDDLDHLAVWVAAFGFDFEVLDPPELVDRLRTLSARLGRAAWPETGAREAADEGCARCRRGG; via the coding sequence ATGCTGGAAACCTCCGCCCGGCTGCTCCGGCTGCTCGGGCTGTTACAGACACGGCGGGACCGGTCGGGCACGGAGCTCTCCGAGCGGCTCGGCGTCAGCGAGCGCACGGTGCGCCGCGACGTCGAGAAGCTGCGCACGCTGGGGTACCCGATCCATGCGGCCGGCGGCGTCGGCGGCGGTTACCGACTGGGGTCCGGGGCGTCGCTGCCACCGCTGCTCCTCGACGACGAGGAGGCGATCGCGGTGGCGGTCGGGCTGCGCACGGCGGCCTCGGGCGCGGTCACCGGCATCGCCGAGACGTCCGTACGGGCGCTCGCGAAGCTGGACCAGGTACTGCCGTCCCGGCTGCGTCGCCAGGTCAGCACGCTCAGCGCGGCATTGGTGACGATGCCCGTGCCGGGCAGCACGGTCGATCCCGCGGCGCTGAGCGCGATCGCGTCGGCGGTGCGCGACCACGAACGGCTGCGGTTCGACTACGTCTCCCACGGCGGGGAACGGTCGGTGCGCGACGTGGAGCCGTACCGGCTGGTCCACGACGCGCGGCGGTGGTACCTCTTCGCATGGGACACGCAGCGCGCGGACTGGCGGCGGTTCCGGGTCGACCGGCTGGAGCTCCGCGTGCCCACCGGCCCCCGGTTCGACCCGCGGGAGCTGCCCGCCGAGGATCTGGCCGGTTACTTCGCGACGGGCGGGAGCACCGACCGGTTCCGCTACCGGGCGGTGCTCAGAATGCGCGGACCGGCGGTGCGGGTGGCCGATGAGGTGCCGCCCGCCCTCGGAGTGGTGGAACCCCTCGACGAGGAGACGTGTCTGCTGCGCATCGGCTCGGACGACCTGGACCATCTGGCCGTCTGGGTGGCCGCCTTCGGCTTCGACTTCGAGGTCCTGGACCCGCCCGAACTGGTGGACCGCCTCCGGACACTGTCGGCACGCCTCGGCCGGGCTGCCTGGCCGGAGACCGGCGCGCGCGAGGCAGCGGACGAGGGATGCGCTCGGTGCCGGCGAGGAGGATGA
- a CDS encoding L-idonate 5-dehydrogenase produces the protein MKSVVVHGPGDLRIDERPDPVPGPGEVLLAMEWGGICGSDIGYWKHGGTGTAVLKDPLVLGHEVAGRIAALGKDVIGLSEGQPVTVHPATPVGDEPLPQRLAGRTNLHPRVRYFGSAALHPHTDGGFSEYRVVRAAQVRPLPDNVTTEHGALAEPLAVALHAVHRAGDLGGKTVLVNGSGPIGSLVVAAAKHRGAAAVLAADLSAASLTVARAMGADETFDLGRGVALPQDVELVFEASGAPAALGPVLRATARGGTLVQVGNLPGAAAPAALGDLVTREITWVGSYRFAEEIDDALQALHQGLDVSPVISHRFGLAEAERALAVAADRTSGSSKVMLRLGPPDPE, from the coding sequence ATGAAGTCAGTTGTCGTGCACGGCCCCGGTGACCTGCGGATCGACGAACGTCCCGACCCCGTCCCGGGCCCGGGTGAAGTCCTCCTGGCCATGGAGTGGGGCGGCATCTGCGGCTCCGACATCGGCTACTGGAAGCACGGCGGGACCGGTACCGCCGTCCTCAAGGACCCGCTGGTGCTCGGGCACGAGGTGGCCGGCCGGATCGCAGCGCTCGGCAAGGACGTCATCGGTCTGTCGGAGGGGCAGCCGGTCACCGTCCACCCGGCGACGCCGGTCGGCGACGAGCCGCTGCCCCAGCGGCTCGCCGGCCGGACGAACCTCCACCCCCGCGTCCGCTACTTCGGGTCGGCGGCCCTCCACCCGCACACCGACGGCGGGTTCAGCGAGTACCGGGTGGTGCGCGCGGCACAGGTGCGGCCCCTGCCGGACAACGTGACCACCGAACACGGCGCGCTGGCCGAGCCGTTGGCGGTCGCCCTGCACGCCGTGCACCGCGCCGGGGACCTCGGCGGGAAGACGGTGCTGGTCAACGGGTCCGGGCCGATCGGCTCGCTGGTGGTGGCCGCAGCGAAGCACCGCGGAGCCGCCGCGGTGCTCGCCGCCGACCTGTCCGCCGCGTCCCTCACGGTGGCGCGGGCCATGGGCGCGGACGAGACCTTCGACCTCGGCCGGGGCGTGGCGCTCCCGCAGGACGTGGAGCTGGTCTTCGAGGCCTCCGGCGCCCCGGCCGCGCTCGGCCCGGTCCTCCGCGCGACCGCGCGCGGCGGCACGCTCGTCCAGGTCGGCAACCTCCCCGGCGCCGCGGCCCCCGCCGCCCTCGGCGACCTCGTCACCCGCGAGATCACCTGGGTCGGCTCGTACCGCTTCGCCGAGGAGATCGACGACGCGCTCCAGGCCCTGCACCAGGGCCTGGACGTGTCGCCGGTCATCAGCCACCGCTTCGGCCTGGCGGAGGCGGAGCGGGCCCTGGCCGTCGCCGCCGACCGCACGAGCGGCAGCAGCAAGGTCATGCTGCGCCTGGGCCCTCCGGATCCGGAGTAG
- the hisD gene encoding histidinol dehydrogenase: protein MQITQHEAQALAPFQWLKKPAVDGPPAQRDPKVVERVSEMLSTIERKGLDAVRAYAEELDGWSGDLEIGAEELKKSGDALPPDVRTALEMGYERTHRFASAQREHLTDFEIELAPGVRGGQRYVPVTRVGGYLPAGRFPLLASAFMTVGVAKAAGVPTVVACTPPSGEHGAHPAVLYGAYLSQADRVFAVGGVQALGAMAFGLLGEAPVDMLVGAGNAFVTEAKRQLFGQVGIDLLAGPSEVAVIADATADPEWVAADLLGQAEHGPNSPAALITTSEELGRKVVAEIDRQLETLTTREIAGAAWRDYGSVIVVRDAEEAVAVSDVLGPEHLEIQTADDDFYLRKLTNYGSLFLGPWSTVAYSDKGIAGTNHVLPTGKTARYNAGLSVSRFLKPLTYQRAAEEGTAALAPAVERISAFEGLAAHGATATLRIDRIGRRSDAFDAVPKALRDQL from the coding sequence ATGCAGATCACGCAGCACGAAGCACAAGCCCTCGCCCCGTTCCAGTGGCTCAAGAAGCCGGCCGTCGACGGTCCTCCCGCACAGCGCGACCCCAAGGTCGTCGAGCGCGTCTCGGAGATGCTCTCCACCATCGAGCGCAAGGGCCTCGACGCCGTCCGCGCTTACGCCGAGGAGCTCGACGGCTGGTCCGGCGACCTGGAGATCGGCGCGGAGGAGCTGAAGAAGTCGGGTGACGCCCTGCCGCCCGACGTCCGCACGGCGCTGGAGATGGGCTACGAGCGGACGCACCGCTTCGCCTCCGCCCAGCGCGAGCACCTGACCGACTTCGAGATCGAGCTCGCGCCCGGCGTGCGGGGCGGCCAGCGCTACGTCCCGGTCACCCGGGTCGGCGGCTACCTCCCGGCCGGCCGCTTCCCCCTGCTGGCCAGCGCCTTCATGACCGTCGGTGTCGCCAAGGCGGCCGGGGTGCCCACGGTCGTGGCGTGCACCCCGCCGTCGGGTGAGCACGGCGCCCACCCGGCCGTGCTGTACGGCGCGTACCTGTCCCAGGCCGACCGGGTCTTCGCGGTCGGCGGCGTGCAGGCGCTCGGCGCGATGGCCTTCGGGCTGCTGGGCGAGGCCCCCGTCGACATGCTCGTGGGCGCCGGCAACGCCTTCGTCACCGAGGCCAAGCGGCAGCTCTTCGGCCAGGTCGGCATCGACCTGCTGGCCGGCCCCTCCGAGGTGGCCGTCATCGCCGACGCCACCGCGGACCCGGAGTGGGTCGCCGCCGATCTGCTCGGCCAGGCCGAGCACGGGCCGAACTCGCCGGCCGCGCTGATCACCACCTCCGAGGAGCTGGGCCGCAAGGTCGTCGCCGAGATCGACCGGCAGCTCGAAACGCTCACCACCCGGGAGATCGCCGGCGCCGCCTGGCGCGACTACGGCTCGGTCATCGTCGTACGCGACGCCGAGGAGGCCGTCGCCGTGTCCGACGTGCTCGGCCCCGAGCACCTGGAGATCCAGACCGCGGACGACGACTTCTACCTCCGGAAGCTGACCAACTACGGCTCGCTGTTCCTCGGCCCGTGGAGCACGGTGGCCTACTCCGACAAGGGCATCGCCGGCACCAACCACGTCCTGCCGACCGGCAAGACGGCCCGCTACAACGCCGGGCTCTCGGTCTCCCGCTTCCTCAAGCCGCTGACCTACCAGCGGGCCGCCGAGGAGGGCACGGCGGCGCTGGCCCCCGCCGTCGAGCGGATCTCCGCCTTCGAGGGCCTCGCCGCCCACGGAGCCACCGCCACCCTGCGCATCGACCGGATCGGACGGCGTTCCGACGCCTTCGACGCCGTCCCCAAGGCCCTGCGCGACCAGCTCTAG
- a CDS encoding pectinesterase family protein, whose amino-acid sequence MTSAHDRTSPARYGQQGQHRRRGTGGRTAVRLGAPLGVVVAAGLAYGGAFGASGAEGAGGTGRVSAAAAPAWAAEAADGFASVDALGQDGTYGGRDGRTVTVRSLAELEKYATATEPYVIVVDGAITMDPKGKEIKVASDKTIVGAGTSGEIVGGGFFLGQGVHNVIIRNLTIRDSYAGTWNDKDHDWDAVQMDGAHHVWIDHNDLRHMADGLIDSRKDTTYLTVSWNRLENHNKAFGIGWTDNVTADLTVHHNWFRETEQRNPSTDNAAHAHLYNNYLQDEPGTDITSSYGNYARGRTRMVLENSYFEGVTDPVIKDGTASLVQRGNVFKDTEGRNESGGTAFDPKTYYPYTLDRAADVPALVRSGSGPRATPGTGATAAATTLTVAKDGSGQYRTVQAAVDAVPSGNTSRVVIAVKPGTYREAVKVPSTKPHVTIQGTGAAAADVRIVEGRSAGTAKPGGGTYGTSGSATLAVEADDFQARNLTVTNDFDEAAHQGQEGHQAVALRTAADKVVLRQIVVEGDQDTLLLDTAAKDRRGRVHVDRSTVVGNVDFVFGRATAVLDRSVLRLKKRWDGTSAGYVTAPSTAAGNKGFLITGSVVEGGVGERSHYLGRPWHAGGDASLDPQTVVRDTRLSAAIRTAPWTDMGGFSWKDDRFAEYANTGPGAGPAGTDRPQLTDQQAADHEIADWLGDWTPATS is encoded by the coding sequence ATGACGTCAGCTCACGACAGGACTTCTCCTGCCCGGTACGGGCAGCAAGGGCAGCACCGACGGCGCGGAACGGGCGGCCGGACGGCCGTACGGCTGGGCGCGCCGCTGGGTGTCGTCGTCGCCGCGGGACTCGCCTACGGCGGTGCCTTCGGGGCGTCCGGAGCCGAGGGCGCCGGCGGTACCGGGCGGGTGTCCGCCGCGGCGGCGCCCGCGTGGGCCGCGGAGGCGGCGGACGGTTTCGCCTCCGTCGACGCGCTCGGGCAGGACGGCACGTACGGCGGCCGGGACGGGCGGACCGTCACCGTACGGTCGCTCGCCGAGCTGGAGAAGTACGCCACCGCCACCGAGCCGTACGTCATCGTCGTCGACGGCGCGATCACCATGGACCCCAAGGGCAAGGAGATCAAGGTCGCCTCCGACAAGACGATCGTGGGGGCGGGAACCTCCGGCGAGATCGTCGGCGGCGGCTTCTTCCTCGGCCAGGGCGTCCACAACGTGATCATTCGCAACCTCACGATCCGCGACTCCTACGCCGGGACCTGGAACGACAAGGACCACGACTGGGACGCCGTGCAGATGGACGGCGCGCACCACGTGTGGATCGACCACAACGACCTGCGGCACATGGCGGACGGACTGATCGACAGCCGCAAGGACACCACCTACCTGACGGTGTCCTGGAACCGGCTGGAGAACCACAACAAGGCCTTCGGCATCGGCTGGACCGACAACGTCACGGCCGACCTCACCGTCCACCACAACTGGTTCCGCGAGACCGAGCAGCGCAATCCGTCGACGGACAACGCCGCGCACGCGCACCTCTACAACAACTACCTCCAGGACGAGCCGGGCACCGACATCACGTCCTCGTACGGGAACTACGCCCGCGGCCGGACCCGCATGGTGCTGGAGAACAGCTACTTCGAAGGCGTCACCGACCCCGTCATCAAGGACGGCACCGCCTCGCTCGTACAGCGCGGCAACGTCTTCAAGGACACCGAGGGCCGCAACGAGAGCGGGGGCACGGCCTTCGACCCGAAGACGTACTACCCGTACACGCTCGACCGCGCCGCCGACGTGCCCGCCCTCGTCAGGTCCGGCTCCGGGCCGCGCGCCACGCCGGGCACCGGGGCGACCGCCGCTGCCACCACCCTGACCGTCGCCAAGGACGGCAGCGGGCAGTACCGCACCGTGCAGGCCGCCGTGGACGCGGTGCCCTCCGGCAACACCTCGCGGGTCGTCATCGCCGTCAAGCCGGGCACGTACCGCGAGGCGGTGAAGGTCCCGTCCACCAAGCCGCACGTCACGATCCAGGGCACCGGGGCGGCCGCGGCGGACGTGCGGATCGTCGAGGGCCGGTCGGCGGGCACGGCCAAGCCGGGCGGCGGCACGTACGGCACCTCGGGCAGCGCCACCCTCGCCGTGGAGGCGGACGACTTCCAGGCCCGGAACCTCACCGTCACCAACGACTTCGACGAGGCCGCCCACCAGGGCCAGGAAGGACACCAGGCCGTCGCCCTGCGCACCGCGGCCGACAAGGTGGTCCTCCGGCAGATCGTCGTCGAGGGCGACCAGGACACACTGCTCCTGGACACCGCGGCGAAGGACAGGCGCGGCCGCGTCCACGTCGACCGGTCCACCGTCGTCGGCAACGTCGACTTCGTCTTCGGCCGGGCCACCGCCGTCCTCGACCGGTCCGTCCTCCGCTTGAAGAAGCGCTGGGACGGGACGTCGGCCGGGTACGTCACCGCGCCGTCCACGGCCGCCGGTAACAAGGGCTTCCTCATCACCGGCTCGGTCGTCGAGGGCGGCGTCGGCGAGCGCAGCCACTACCTCGGGCGGCCCTGGCACGCGGGCGGTGACGCCTCCCTCGACCCGCAGACCGTCGTCCGCGACACCCGGCTCAGCGCCGCGATCCGGACGGCGCCGTGGACGGACATGGGCGGCTTCTCCTGGAAGGACGACCGCTTCGCCGAGTACGCCAACACAGGGCCGGGCGCGGGCCCGGCCGGTACGGACCGGCCGCAGCTGACGGACCAGCAGGCGGCCGACCACGAGATCGCCGACTGGCTCGGCGACTGGACGCCCGCCACGTCGTAG
- a CDS encoding DUF5707 domain-containing protein: MHRRATVAAVSGALALTALVVPAAQADAGTGDAATAARTAHEAAVQQAASAKQKAAPFGLRSAADEQYGDTAISNVVVNGGKDVVLGTTNTKTVTVSFTATDASGIASATAILWHGGATFDDIDTGVTPNEESATCTATSATTAKCKQTFTIDPQYHLNNNAAGTWKVWALAQGEDADFVQQDNVKSFRMQRYSKLTANASPEPVAKGRTITITGSLTRANWDTSTYAGYTKQPVKLQSRPASGSTYTTLKTYTSGSGSAGGQVKTTRTATTDTCWRYSFAGTSTTPAVTSTGDCVDVR, from the coding sequence ATGCATAGACGCGCCACTGTCGCCGCCGTGAGCGGCGCTCTGGCCCTCACTGCTCTCGTGGTACCGGCCGCCCAGGCCGACGCCGGCACGGGTGACGCCGCCACGGCCGCCCGGACCGCGCACGAGGCCGCCGTGCAGCAGGCCGCCTCGGCGAAGCAGAAGGCCGCGCCGTTCGGTCTGCGGTCCGCCGCTGACGAGCAGTACGGTGACACCGCGATCTCGAACGTCGTCGTCAACGGCGGCAAGGACGTGGTCCTGGGCACCACCAACACCAAGACGGTGACGGTCAGCTTCACCGCGACCGACGCCTCGGGGATCGCCTCCGCCACCGCCATCCTGTGGCACGGCGGCGCCACCTTCGACGACATCGACACCGGCGTCACCCCGAACGAGGAAAGCGCCACCTGCACGGCGACCTCGGCCACCACCGCCAAGTGCAAGCAGACCTTCACGATCGACCCGCAGTACCACCTGAACAACAACGCGGCGGGCACCTGGAAGGTGTGGGCGCTGGCGCAGGGCGAGGACGCGGACTTCGTGCAGCAGGACAACGTCAAGTCCTTCCGGATGCAGCGCTACTCCAAGCTCACCGCCAACGCCTCGCCCGAGCCGGTCGCCAAGGGCCGGACCATCACCATCACCGGTTCGCTGACCCGCGCCAACTGGGACACGTCCACGTACGCGGGCTACACCAAGCAGCCGGTGAAGCTGCAGTCGCGCCCCGCGAGCGGGAGCACGTACACCACGCTGAAGACGTACACCTCCGGCAGTGGTTCGGCCGGCGGCCAGGTGAAGACCACCCGGACCGCGACCACCGACACCTGCTGGCGGTACAGCTTCGCCGGCACCTCCACCACCCCGGCCGTCACCTCCACCGGTGACTGCGTCGACGTGCGCTGA
- a CDS encoding MFS transporter has product MTDTTHMEPTSPARRTTRDLTRAAVSGWLGTAMEFMDFQLYSLAAAIVFNKIFFPDVSPAIGLIAAMATYGVGYVARLAGALYFGRMGDRMGRKKVLFLTILLMGASTTLIGVLPTYQMIGILAPILLVVLRLVQGFGAGAEIAGATVMLAEYAPARRRGLISSLVSLGTNSGTLAASGLWAVLLAVLSEDQLVSWGWRLPFLLSFALMLFAVWLRRNLKESPVFEERADVVDGVAMSRAEVASAVENKAVEERQESVLEAGIRQRKGKAFFLSLGLRFGQAGNSGLVQTFLVGYIATTLGADRSVPTDALVWGSLLGFATVPLIGLLGDRFGRRPLYLALTVATVVLAFPVMLLIASGSTAGIMAGMIIGLNVGVLGLFSLESVTMAELFGARTRFTQLALAKEIGGILATAIGPVVAATLTAVTGSWWPVAAMLIVYSLITLVSIVLAPETRGRDLVRLEDAV; this is encoded by the coding sequence ATGACGGACACGACACACATGGAGCCGACGAGCCCCGCGAGACGAACCACCCGCGACCTCACCAGGGCAGCCGTATCCGGCTGGCTCGGCACCGCCATGGAGTTCATGGACTTCCAGCTCTACTCGCTGGCGGCCGCCATCGTCTTCAACAAGATCTTCTTCCCCGACGTCAGCCCCGCGATCGGCCTCATCGCCGCCATGGCGACCTACGGTGTCGGCTACGTCGCCCGGCTCGCCGGCGCCCTCTACTTCGGGCGGATGGGCGACCGCATGGGACGCAAGAAGGTCCTCTTCCTCACCATCCTGCTGATGGGCGCGTCGACCACACTGATCGGCGTGCTGCCCACGTACCAGATGATCGGCATCCTCGCGCCGATCCTGCTGGTCGTCCTGCGGCTCGTGCAGGGCTTCGGGGCCGGTGCCGAGATCGCCGGGGCCACGGTCATGCTCGCCGAGTACGCGCCCGCCAGGCGCCGCGGCCTGATCTCCTCCCTCGTCTCGCTCGGCACCAACTCCGGCACCCTGGCCGCCTCCGGCCTGTGGGCGGTGCTGCTCGCCGTGCTGAGCGAGGACCAACTGGTCAGCTGGGGCTGGCGGCTGCCCTTCCTGCTGAGCTTCGCCCTCATGCTCTTCGCGGTCTGGCTGCGCCGTAACCTCAAGGAGAGCCCGGTGTTCGAGGAGCGGGCCGACGTCGTGGACGGTGTCGCGATGTCCCGCGCCGAGGTCGCCTCCGCGGTCGAGAACAAGGCCGTCGAGGAGCGCCAGGAGAGCGTCCTGGAAGCCGGCATCCGGCAGCGCAAGGGCAAGGCCTTCTTCCTCTCGCTCGGCCTCCGCTTCGGCCAGGCCGGCAACTCGGGCCTCGTACAGACCTTCCTCGTCGGCTACATCGCCACCACGCTGGGCGCCGACCGGTCCGTGCCGACCGACGCCCTCGTCTGGGGCTCGCTGCTGGGCTTCGCCACCGTGCCGCTGATCGGCCTGCTCGGCGACCGCTTCGGCCGCCGCCCGCTCTACCTCGCGCTCACCGTGGCGACCGTCGTGCTGGCGTTCCCGGTGATGCTGCTCATCGCCTCCGGCAGCACGGCCGGAATCATGGCCGGCATGATCATCGGGCTCAACGTCGGCGTCCTGGGCCTGTTCTCGCTGGAGAGCGTCACGATGGCCGAGCTGTTCGGCGCGCGGACCCGCTTCACCCAGCTCGCGCTGGCCAAGGAGATCGGCGGCATCCTCGCCACCGCCATCGGCCCCGTGGTCGCGGCCACCCTCACCGCGGTCACCGGCAGCTGGTGGCCCGTCGCCGCGATGCTGATCGTCTACTCGCTCATCACCCTTGTCTCCATCGTCCTCGCCCCCGAGACACGCGGGCGTGACCTGGTGCGTCTGGAGGACGCCGTATGA